The Campylobacter armoricus sequence GTGAGCTTAGTTATTTGGTTAATAATGCAGGTATTACAAATGATAAATTAGCACTTAGAATGAGTATGCAAGATTTTTCAAATGTAATCAATGCTAATTTAAATTCAAGCTTTTTAGGTTGCAGAGAAGCATTAAAGACGATGAGTAAAAAGCGTTTTGGAGCAGTTGTAAATATCGCTTCTATAGTTGGAGAAATGGGTAATGCAGGCCAAACTAATTATAGTGCTAGTAAAGGTGGTATGATAGCTTTAACAAAGTCTTTTGCAAAAGAAGGTGCTGCTAGAAATATAAGATATAATTGTATTACTCCAGGCTTTATAAAAAGCGATATGACTGAAGTTTTAAGTGATGAAATAAAACAAAATTATATTAATAATATCCCTTTAAAACGCTTTGCAGATGCTAGTGAAGTAGCTCAATCTGTGGCGTTTTTATTAAGTGATCATTCTTCTTATATTACTGGTGAAATTTTAAAAGTAAATGGTGGTCTTTATATGTAAAAAGCAAGGTTATTCCTTGCTTAATTTTTTTCTATAGCAACTACAGCTATAGCAAATCCACCATCATGAGCTATACTTACGCTTGTTGATTTTATATTAAATTCTTTCATAACTTTTGTAGAAAATTTAATATGAGGGGCATTTTTTTTATCTTTAAAAATAATGATGTCAAAAAATGAACATTCTTTTGAAATTCCTACTCCTAAAGCTTTAGAAGCTGCTTCTTTTATAGCCCAAAATCCTGCTAAAGTATTGGTGTTTTTAATATAAGTTTGCTCTTGCTTGGATAAAAATTTATCCAAGAAAAGCGTTTTGTGTCTTTTGTAAATTTTTTCTATGCGAGAGCATACGACTATATCACATCCAATCATTAAGAAACAACAAAGTCAGTAAAATAAATATTTTTGATAAAACCATCGGTTAAAACCTCATTGATTTTACCAGTTAATTCATCTTTTAATCTTTCTTTACCTTTGGTTGTGCTTACTTCTTCAAAAGTTTTTGAGGTAAGCGTTCTAATGATAATATCTCTAATAATAGCAACTTTTTTATCAAGCTCAGGAGTTAAAGTTTCAACATTTTGTTCAAGCTGTATCGTGCATTTTACATATCTTGATCCACCATCACTAAGCAAATTTAATGTAAAAGGTGCTAAAGGATACATAATACCAATATTTGTATAATCACTCCCTCTGGTTGATACGGCATTTGTTTTTTTAGGAGTTTGGGCAACTTGTGCATTTTCTTCAGCTTGTGGAGCTGGATTTTCTTCAGAATTTCCGCTAAACATTAAATAAGCAATTGCTCCTACAATAACAAGTAAAAATACAAATAAAAATACTACTATTATAATTACTAAAGTATTGCCACCTTTTTTCTTTGATTCTGTTTGTTCATCTAATGCTTCATCAGCCATATTTTTCCTTTTTTATTGAAATTTAATGTAATTGTATCAAAAATTATTTTTTTTAAAAACCTTTATTATTTAATCTTTTGTAAATGTCTATAAACACTAGGTTCTGAAATATTTAAAAGTTCAGCAACTTTAGGGATGACACCTTTTACATTAAAAATACCTTTTTTGTATAAGTCTGCTATCATTTTTTGTTTTTCTTTTGGTTTTAAATTTTTATTTTTAAAATTATCTATGCTTGTACCGATAATATCTTCTACTATTTCTTCTAAATCAAATTTTATATATTCTTTGTTGTCTTGCTCGGTAAGCTCATAAGTATTATCATATATATTTCCAAGACTTAGAATTTCATCAGAAATCTTTTTAAAAGCTGAAGTATCGTGATTAATACAAAGTAGGCCTTCAAGCTTTTCATCTTTTTTGATAAAAAAAGTAGAACCTGACATTATTTGTGAGTTTTTAGCAGAGGTTTTATAATGTGTTATATAATCACGCTCTAAATAGATTTTATTTTTAATCATTTCTATTGCAAAACCACTAAGAGGTGAATTTATGGTTCTTTTGCTAATATGATTATTAGCAATTTCTGCTATATTAGTTCCATCTTCACTTACATCATGTAAAACTATTTCGTAATTTCTCCCTAAAGCCTCAGCTAGAAATTTTACCAATTTAATGTAATATGTGCGTGTTTCTTTGTCCATGAATCCCCCTCCTTTTTTTTGTTATTAGAATGTTGTAGTAAATTTTTAAATAAGAATAAATAATCTTATTTTTAACAATTTTATTACAAAAAGAAAATATTTATGCTTAAAAAAATATTATATTTGAAAAAATAATAATTTTTATGCCTTTAAATAATAAAATTTATTAATTAATTTTATTTTAATTTTTTATAGATATAATTTATTAAATAATAAAAATTATTATTTATATAAGGAGATAAACAATGAAGAAATTAACTAACGATTTTGGTAATATAGTTGTGGATAATCAAAATTCATTAAGTGCAGGTGCTAAAGGACCGCTTTTAATGCAAGATTATATTTTACTTGAAAAACTTGCTCATCAAAATAGAGAAAGAATTCCAGAAAGAGCAGTGCATGCAAAAGGAAGTGGTGCTTATGGAGAGCTTAAAATTACTAAAGATATTTCTCAATACACTAAAGCAAAAGTTTTACAGCTTGGAGAAAATACACCCTTATTTATAAGATTTTCAACCGTTGCAGGTGAAATGGGTGCAGCTGATGCAGAAAGAGATGTGCGTGGTTTTGCAATTAA is a genomic window containing:
- the fabG gene encoding 3-oxoacyl-ACP reductase FabG; this encodes MKFSGKNVLITGASKGIGAAIAKELASYGLKVWINYRSKPELADALKEEIEKNGGIAAVIKFDASVEEEFVSAIATIVESDGELSYLVNNAGITNDKLALRMSMQDFSNVINANLNSSFLGCREALKTMSKKRFGAVVNIASIVGEMGNAGQTNYSASKGGMIALTKSFAKEGAARNIRYNCITPGFIKSDMTEVLSDEIKQNYINNIPLKRFADASEVAQSVAFLLSDHSSYITGEILKVNGGLYM
- the fliL gene encoding flagellar basal body-associated protein FliL, encoding MADEALDEQTESKKKGGNTLVIIIVVFLFVFLLVIVGAIAYLMFSGNSEENPAPQAEENAQVAQTPKKTNAVSTRGSDYTNIGIMYPLAPFTLNLLSDGGSRYVKCTIQLEQNVETLTPELDKKVAIIRDIIIRTLTSKTFEEVSTTKGKERLKDELTGKINEVLTDGFIKNIYFTDFVVS
- the acpS gene encoding holo-ACP synthase produces the protein MIGCDIVVCSRIEKIYKRHKTLFLDKFLSKQEQTYIKNTNTLAGFWAIKEAASKALGVGISKECSFFDIIIFKDKKNAPHIKFSTKVMKEFNIKSTSVSIAHDGGFAIAVVAIEKN
- a CDS encoding helix-turn-helix transcriptional regulator: MDKETRTYYIKLVKFLAEALGRNYEIVLHDVSEDGTNIAEIANNHISKRTINSPLSGFAIEMIKNKIYLERDYITHYKTSAKNSQIMSGSTFFIKKDEKLEGLLCINHDTSAFKKISDEILSLGNIYDNTYELTEQDNKEYIKFDLEEIVEDIIGTSIDNFKNKNLKPKEKQKMIADLYKKGIFNVKGVIPKVAELLNISEPSVYRHLQKIK